The following proteins are encoded in a genomic region of Brachypodium distachyon strain Bd21 chromosome 1, Brachypodium_distachyon_v3.0, whole genome shotgun sequence:
- the LOC100841795 gene encoding oxalate oxidase 1: MGYSQITLVGGLFITVLLLAPAVLATDPDPLQDFCVADLDGKAVSVNGHTCKPMSAAGEDFLFSSKLAKAGNTTTPNGSAVTELDVDEWPGVNTLGVSMNRVDFAPGGTNPPHVHPRATEIGLITQGELLVGIIGSLDSGNKLHSRVLRAGETFVIPRGLMHFQFNVGKTEASMVVSFNSQNPGIVFVPLTLFGSNPPIPTAVLSKALRVDGGVVELLKSKFASGS; this comes from the coding sequence ATGGGGTACTCACAAATTACCCTAGTTGGTGGCCTGTTCATcaccgtgctgctgctggcacccgccgtcCTGGCCACTGACCCGGACCCCCTCCAGGACTTCTGCGTGGCCGACCTCGACGGCAAGGCGGTGTCGGTGAACGGGCACACGTGCAAGCCGATGTCGGCAGCCGGCGAAGACTTCCTCTTCTCATCCAAGCtggccaaggccggcaacacGACGACCCCGAACGGGTCGGCCGTGACGGAGCTGGACGTGGACGAGTGGCCCGGCGTGAACACGCTCGGCGTGTCCATGAACCGCGTCGACTTCGCCCCGGGGGGCACCAACCCGCCGCACGTCCACCCGCGCGCCACCGAGATAGGTCTCATCACCCAGGGTGAGCTCCTGGTTGGCATCATCGGCAGCCTTGACTCCGGGAACAAGCTCCACTCCAGGGTCCTCCGAGCCGGGGAGACGTTCGTCATCCCGCGTGGCCTCATGCACTTCCAGTTCAACGTTGGCAAGACGGAGGCATCCATGGTCGTGTCCTTCAACAGCCAGAACCCCGGAATCGTCTTTGTTCCGCTCACCCTCTTCGGCTCCAACCCGCCGATCCCTACGGCAGTGCTCTCCAAGGCGCTCAGGGTGGATGGCGGTGTCGTCGAGCTTCTCAAGTCCAAGTTCGCCTCTGGGTCTTAA
- the LOC100838544 gene encoding oxalate oxidase 1, producing the protein MAYSKALAAGMLTVLILLAPAVMATDPDPLQDFCVADLDGKAVSVNGHTCKPMSAAGEDFLFSSKLAKAGNTTTPNGSAVTELDVAEWPGVNTLGVSMNRVDFAPGGTNPPHVHPRATEIGLVTQGELLVGIIGSLDSGNKLYSRVLRAGETFVIPRGLMHFQFNVGKTEASMVVSFNSQNPGIIFVPLTLFGSNPPIPTAVLSKALRVDGGVVDLLKSKFAAGF; encoded by the coding sequence ATGGCGTACTCCAAAGCCCTAGCAGCTGGCATGCTCACCGTGCTGATCCTTCTGGCTCCCGCCGTCATGGCCACTGACCCGGACCCTCTCCAGGACTTCTGCGTGGCCGACCTCGACGGCAAGGCGGTGTCGGTGAACGGGCACACGTGCAAGCCGATGTCGGCAGCCGGCGAAGACTTCCTTTTCTCGTCCAAGCtggccaaggccggcaacacGACGACCCCGAACGGGTCGGCCGTGACGGAGCTGGACGTGGCGGAGTGGCCCGGCGTGAACACGCTCGGCGTGTCCATGAACCGCGTCGACTTCGCCCCGGGAGGTACCAACCCGCCGCACGTCCACCCGCGCGCCACCGAGATCGGCCTCGTCACCCAGGGTGAGCTCCTTGTTGGCATCATCGGCAGCCTTGACTCCGGGAACAAGCTCTACTCCAGGGTCCTCCGAGCCGGGGAGACGTTCGTCATCCCGCGTGGCCTCATGCACTTCCAGTTCAACGTTGGCAAGACGGAGGCATCCATGGTCGTGTCCTTCAACAGCCAGAACCCCGGCATCATCTTCGTGCCGCTCACGCTGTTCGGCTCCAACCCGCCCATTCCGACGGCGGTGCTCTCCAAGGCGCTCCGGGTGGATGGTGGCGTCGTCGACCTTCTCAAGTCCAAGTTTGCCGCTGGGTTTTAA